The genome window acttgcatttcaagctttgcgatagattgagtattactggaaacagtttgttgcaactgagtcattgacttgctcatctctgcttgggaatgttgcattgtgacttgtgattgagcaagctgggaaataaggtcctccatagtaaacttccttgcatcttgagaaggtgcttcttgtcgtggagcttgccaaggtctgggcccttgattgaaattctggggtgaagcataggagaaattgggatgattcttccatcctgggttatatgtgtgagaaaagggatcattctgctgcctatgaaaaggttgaactgcattaacttccgcttcaggaaatgtcccacttctagaacatacatgagtaggatgatcggtgcctccacaaatgccgcaaggatccaaatttctgctcagcaaagtcactaccgcatccaatttcctagccacagatgccatctctgtatttgaaccactagcctcataaaccatgtgtctaggagcatcaagatcacgattatcccattgtgaggaatttgccaccacagtctcaataatttcattggcttcagttggttccttagccataatatttcctccagcagctgcatctaacctatggcggcattcatcagccagatgttggtaaaagtatgatataatctgccatggcaagaattgatgatgtgggcaaccaatcaataaagttttatatcgctcccaagccttaaaaagtggttctcccttgttctgcctgaaatggaaaatctgatccctaagcctctgtgtccttgactgagtatagaacttctgaataaacttagcagaaagttgttcccaagaagtgatagaatttggtggcagagtcttgaaccagatcttagcactttccttaagagaaaaaggaaatagcttcaaccgtatgaactcttcagatatgccttgaattttttgagtgccacaaatctccagaaaattatcaatgtgatcactagcatcttgattttccgctcctgagaatgatgggagcatgttaatcacatgacatttaagctcataagatagatttggcggaatggttggtaatatgatgcaagattgtctagtagagaattgtggcatagagtagtccatgatagtaacaggagcatttgcattgttgccaacttcttcacgattttcagccatgcttgcttgttcagaatgttctcccaaaattttgtcactagacgaactagagctggatgtaggagaaatagaacgagtggaagatttctcctcaagaagatccttgtctctcttgttccttcgtgcacgttccaagtctagatcaacaggaagaatttctgtatcttgagaacgccttccttgcatgaactacaaacaagaaagaaaagtataaagatcactaattatcaagaaagaaagagctaaactaagtatgtaagtatctatgtatataaacaagaatggatcaaatataagcaaccctccccggcaacggcgccataaacttgttgggtctaaattaaccttactagcaagtgtactagtcggcgactacagcacaatgataagcaagggtcgaatccacagggacggtgttatgtttaatccaaatgtctatttgtatgtatatatggacaatgcaatcaaaagtaaaattcaactcaagattgtttggtttggtaattaaactaaaacaagcaaagagcaaagtgtttttggtattttcttagaattaggatgcaactaatgcaaatgagatgatttaacaaatatgagatgaacaccaaggcttcggaatcccccttgggaaatgacttggaatgacataaattcacacacatatttgctaattcgggcataacgaatccgtacctaagtcggttttagcgcacttaagccaaatctccctaaaatcgattactagccatcttattggtctaggtcggatattcctaaatacattctagccatcttattggtctaaacatgcataggaatttatggagttctatggagattaggattcatacaaaattgtcacctaattaaagggagacacattcataatcaagtgtttcaagaagcataatctacttgacatattattgtctaagcaaattctccaaacaatttcatccaaaaacctaaagtgttggccaaacaccacaagcatgaagaaattgcaatcaaacatagaaacacaagatttatacccaaatcaactcatatatatgtaaatcaagtcataaacaaagtcatcaaacccaaggcttcatcctagccttggcacaagagatttagttacacataatgagagaaaaacacaaaaagagaagagagtggcatgaataaaccccaaatattgagataatccaagttgggttgaagaattcctcctccaagctccaagaatcaccttccccctctggtttcgctctccagaaaatctgtTCGAAGTCTAGAAgtccccgcagctcggacaaatcgcgacttaaaacatcccagaaaattgctttttgcgcctaggcgcgttgttttcacgcctaggcgcaccacgcctaggcacacgcctaggcgcacgcctaggcgcaatcctaggcgtgcacaacttcaaattcaagtcaaactctctggactgggcgtgcagaagtgatcctgggcgtgcacaatttgtgcgcctaggcgtgccacgcctaggcgcgttaccccaaggcatatgattcaaatgaccataacttctccagatgacctccgatttgcatgattttagattctacggaaagcttgagatgtctagtttccaatgccttttgttgcgctcgattacaataatgtgacagaaagttatggctATTTGAACACatgaaggtcggtggacattttcttcaattcagccctttttccgtcgcttttcatccaaaccgcaatctacctatcaaaatacaaatcaacacataaatacactcattatttatcaaaagaaagcttaagagggggatatttctaccaaaaacaataggtattatcatacctatcacccTCATATACATGTTATTTGGGTGTTTTGCTATTTTTCCATCGCTGTTGTTGCATCAATGATTACGCAGTGTTATACTGTTATTTAATTTACCTTGATTGTTGGTTAACCTTACTTGGTCGCTTTTTGTGTGGAATCTCGCACTGGTTTTTTTGGTTATGTCGGGTGGCTGTTTGTTGGAGTCTAAATTAAAAAGGCTTAAAAGAAAACATCTCATGAtccatgtgaagagaaaaagaaagtccgAAAATGACATAAGTGGAATTTCTATGGGACATGTTGGAGATGGGAGGCCAATGGGTTCCTGCTCTGGCTATTTTGGTTCTACATTACTGCCATCTTTTGCTCACTCGGACTATAATTACAATTTAGTTGTGCCATTGGATCTTGGTTCTCCGATTTATAGTTGTCATTTTTGTGGTGCTGTTTTTTGGTATGAGGAGCGTGTGAAGGCTGCTCCTAAGGCCAATCCAACATATACTGTTTGTTGTGGTGGAGGTCAGGTTGTCCTTCCTTTTTTGAAATCAACCCCTCCTTTTCTCTACCATCTCCTGGATTATAGCCATCTTGGTTTTTGTAGGGCATTTCGTGAGAACATCAGAATATACAATTCCATGTTTGCTTTTACTTCAAGTGGTGCTAGGGTCGATGCTAGCATTAATAATGGATCAGGCACTTATGTTTATAGAATTAATGGGCAAAACCACCATAGGATAGGGTCCCTCCTCCCTGAGCCCGGTAGAAGGCCGTCTTTTGCTCAGCTATATGTGTTTGATACCGATAATGAGATTGATAATCGAGTGTCTTTGTTTGGATCTTCTACAGATGCTCGGCACATAGATAAGTTCATTGTTTCTGAATTAGTAAAATTTTTTGATGAATATAATGAAATTGCAAAGGCTTTTAGGATGATTAGGGATAGGTTCAGTGCTGATGACGTTATTCCCCTACGTTTGAGGTTGCTTGAGAGTCGTGTTCGAGATGGAATCCAATATAACCTTCCTAGCTCCTCAGAACTTGCTGCACTGATTTTAGGTGATTTTGGACAGCATTCTTGTGGTAGGGACATTATAGTTGAACATAGGGTTAGTGGATTGCAGCGTGTTAGCGAGCTACATCCTAGCTTCATGGCTATGCAATATCCCATTTTGTTCCCATTTGGAGAGGATGGGTATAGAATTGATCTTAAGAGGAATATTGCACGTTGTCATTTGGATTCTAAAAGAGAGCGTATAACAATGAGAGAATATTATGCGTTTAGGTTGCAATATCGGCATGGTGAAGGATCGACATTGCTTAGGGGAGGCCGTCTCCTCCAACAATATATTGTTGATGCTTTTTGTTCAGTTGAGGAGGTCCGTTTACGGTATGTAGTAGATAATCAGAAACAATTCAGGGTTGAAATGTACAAGGGGATACAAGATGCATTGCTTAGGGGTGACACAAACACAAATGATGTGGGTAAACGTGTTATCTTGCCGTCGAGTTTTACTGCTGGTCCTAGGTATATGATTCAAAATTACCATGATGCAATTGCAATTTGTAAGGTCTATGGTCATCCTAATCTTTTTATTACATTCACATGTAATGCCCAATGGCCTGAGATAATAGATGCATTGAAGTTGATCCCTGGCCAGCGGCCAGAAGATAGACCTGATATTGTTAGCCGTGTTTTTAAGATGAAAGTTAATGAGCTTATGGAtgatatcaagaaaaaaaagatttttggtCATGCCGTGGCATGTATCCACACAGTTGAGTTCCAAAAAAGAGGGTTGCCTCATGTCCACATTCTTGTGTGGTTATCTCTGTCTCATCAAAATCCGAGTGCGCTTGATATAGACCTTATTATATCAGCTGAGATtccaaataaaattatttatccaGTGGCCTATGAGACAGTTTCTAGATTTATGATGCATGGACCTTGTGGTGTGGATAATCATCGATCACCATGTATGATAAATGGTAAGTGTTCTAAGCACTACCCTAAAGAATTTGTTCCGAATACTGTTATTGGAGAGAACAATGCTCCAGTTTATAGAAGGAGAGACGATAAATCATGTATCATTAAGAACCATGTCCCTTTAGACAACAAACATGTTGTTCCTCATAATGTAAACCTTATTGTTAAATACCAGGCCCATATTAATGTTGAGTGGTGCAATAGATCACGGTCGATAaagtatctttttaagtataTAAACAAGGGTCCTGATAGGGCAAGGGCTGTTATTGAACGTGGTTTGCAACCTATCACTGCTGTTGGTGGTCAACAAATTACATCTGCACCAGTTGATGAGGTCAAGCTATATTTAGACTGTAGGTACCTCAGCGCATATGAGGCTGTTTGGAGATTATTTGAGTTTAAGATACATTATAGGTATCCAGCAGTTGAGCGTCTTGCAATTCATCTCCCAGGGATGAATTCAGTTTTGCTAGGCAATGATCAGGACTTACGAGAAATTGGATATGAAGACAGTATTTCTAGGACAATGTTCACTCAATGGATGACCACAAATTCCAACAATGTCGATGCGCGTGAATTGACGTACGTTCTATTTCCTACACAGTGGGTTTGGAATCAGAACAAGCGAACgtggacaaaaagaaaaagagggatGTCTATTGGGAGAATAGTTTATGTGCATCCAAGTTTGGGTGAGCTATATTACCTTAGAATTCTATTGAATGTTGTAAAGGGGCCATGCAATTATGAAGATATTAGGACTGTTAATAATGTACTGTATCCCAGTTTTAAGGAGGCATGTGCCGCTCATGGTTTTTTGGGTGATGATAAAGAATGGGAAGAGGCATTAAGAGAGGCCGAGTGTTGGGCGTCGGCTACGCAGCTGAGGCAGTTATTTATGACAATAGTTGTGTTTTGCGAGGTTGTTAATCCATCTATCTTGCTTGAAAAATTTATTGAATCTTTGTCAGATGACCTTGTGTACAAAGCAAATGACTTTCATCATCTTGGGGCGTTAGAGACCACAACACTGTCAATTAAAAATCAACTTCTACTTCAATTAGAGACACTGTTTAATGCGAATTCCACATCACTATCAGACCATAGATTGCCTCTCCCAACCAGTTCTTCTTCACGTGGTTTTGATAATAGATTTGTACGAGAAGAGATGAGTTATGACTATGGACATCTTACAAATGTCCACTCAGATATGGTACACCATTTGAATGGTGATCAAAAAAAAGTGTATGATTCTGTCATAGAGTCTGTTGACGGTAATTTGGGCcgtttattctttgtttatggTCACGGTGGCACAGGTAAAACTTTCCTCTATCAAACAATAATTACTAAGATCAGAAGCGAGGCAAAAATAGTATTGGCAGTTGCATCATCTGGTATTGCATCATTATTGCTACCCGGGGGAAGAACTGCTCATTCAAGATTTAAGATACCTATTCAAATCTCAGAACATTCAACCTGTGATATAAAGAAAGGTACGCAGCTCGCCAGGCTGATTCAGGAATCTTCCTTGATTGTGTGGGATGAGGCACCAATGGTACATAGGTATTGTTTTGAGGCACTTGATAGAACTATGAGGGATATCCTATGTGATAATGATGGACGAGATAGCGAACGACTATTTGGAGGAAAAACAATTTTATTGGGAGGTGATTTTAGGCAAATACTCCCAGTTGTTGCAAAAGGAACAAGATCAGACACTGTTAATGCATGTATAAGTAGATCCTATCTTTGGAAACACTGTGACATTCATCTTCTGACAATTAATATGAGGCTTTCATTGACTGGTCTCGACCCTTCAACACAACAACTCATGAAAGACTTCTCTTCTTGGATATTAGGTATTGGTAATGGAACAATTGAATGCTCCAGTTCAAAGGCTTCCAGAGATGATGAGATGTGGATTAATTTGCCACAACATCTCCTCTTGGAGAGTCTAGATAATCACATTCATTGCATAAGCGACGCAATTTATGGCGacctacaaataaaatattctgATATCCAATATCTTAAGGAGCGAGCAATAGTGACGCCCACTAATGATACAGTGGATGCAATAAATGAACACTTGCTCTTACGTGTTCCAACCAAGGAGATAGTTTATTATAGCTTTGATTCAATATGTCGCTCTTCGGGAGCTATTCATGATGACGACCTTCTTTATCCAACTGAATTTCTAAACTCAATTAAATTCAATGGTCTTCCAGATCATGAATTGAAGTTGAGGGTGAACACACCAATTATGTTATTACGTAATTTAAACCAAACGTCAGGTCTGTGTAATGGAACAAGGCTCTTGGTTAATAGACTAGGTGGACGAGTTATTGAAGCAACCATAATCGGAGGGACCAATGAAAATTCCAGAGTTTACATACCTCGGATAGTTATGTCTGCCTCTGATGGAAAATGGCCTTTTACACTAAAGAGGAGGCAGTTTCCTGTGAGATTATGCTACGCAATGACTATCAATAAGAGCCAAGGTCAGACATTGAAGGAGATGGGTCTGTACTTGCCAGCACCTGTGTTTTCACACGGTCAATTGTATGTTGCATTGTCAAGGGTAACATCATTTGAAGGACTAAAAATCCTCCTTGGAAAGGATAATCATGCATCAGAACGAGAGACAAGAAATGTTGTCTACTCTGAGATCTTTGATGATTTATGATATAGTTAGTTCCTAATTTATTTACTCATGCTATTTCATTCAATCACGTCTTTGTTATGCAATCACTGATGCCACCTTTTTAAGTTTGCAGGAGAAAAATGGACAATGAAAAGTACCATTTTTTGTCAGATTTAACAATGGATGATAAAGATTGGAGGATCAGGGTTCGTATCAGCAGGGTTTGGAACACCATAGTCCCCACAGCAAATGATCTTTTGTTGAGCCATGATTACCTCTTCACTGATGAGGAGGTAAACATTTACCTATTTACTTAAATAAAATCCACATTCTCATACACGTTCGTTATTATTCATTTTTGTAGAACATGACCAATAATATCGTTTCTAAAATCTTTCAGGGAATGACAATGCAAGCAACCATTAAAAAGAACACCGCATCAGATTTGCGTGCACAGCTCATTGAGGGAGATATTTACTGCATTATGAACTTTGTCGTTGtgcaaagtaataaaaaatatcgCATATGTGAATCGGAACAGATGATACGCCTTGGAAAGTGGACTAGGGTTCAACAACTTACGTTGGCACAGCATCTTATACCTGTTGATGCCTTCAAATTCATAGAACATGGCCTTCTTATGGACAGGGTTAATGATGATACATCATTGACAGGTTTTTTTATATTCTTCAAATTTATTCCGTTGATTTCCATGATCATGTTAAATCACACTATCTAATAATTCCTCCCTTGCTTTCCTCACAGATTTTATCGGGAAGTTAGTTTCAGTGACAGAGCTTAGCAAGATcccaatcaatggaagagtgtcagagaaaaaaaatctcatcatCCAGGATAAAGAGTGGGTTTCTCTGGTTCATGTATTTTGTCCTGCTACGTCTTCTTCTATTCTAATAAATGCCCTGgtgatacatatataaacaccaCTGTTCAACCTATATTCTTTATGCTTTTCCCATGCAGGATGAATGAGGTGAATGTAACAATCTGGGGTGATATAGCGTATGGACTCGACGAACAAAGAGTTAAAGAAGAATCAAAGGAAGGAGCTATTATTATGATTCTAACATCCATGACAGTTAGACGATATGAAGGTATTTTTCACCAACTACTATTTTGACCTTCCatacttttaacctttttgacCATGTTAACTACGTTGCTTGCTCACAATCAGGAAAACCTTCCCTTTCAAGCACGTCTGCAA of Tripterygium wilfordii isolate XIE 37 chromosome 13, ASM1340144v1, whole genome shotgun sequence contains these proteins:
- the LOC120012664 gene encoding uncharacterized protein LOC120012664, giving the protein MIHVKRKRKSENDISGISMGHVGDGRPMGSCSGYFGSTLLPSFAHSDYNYNLVVPLDLGSPIYSCHFCGAVFWYEERVKAAPKANPTYTVCCGGGQVVLPFLKSTPPFLYHLLDYSHLGFCRAFRENIRIYNSMFAFTSSGARVDASINNGSGTYVYRINGQNHHRIGSLLPEPGRRPSFAQLYVFDTDNEIDNRVSLFGSSTDARHIDKFIVSELVKFFDEYNEIAKAFRMIRDRFSADDVIPLRLRLLESRVRDGIQYNLPSSSELAALILGDFGQHSCGRDIIVEHRVSGLQRVSELHPSFMAMQYPILFPFGEDGYRIDLKRNIARCHLDSKRERITMREYYAFRLQYRHGEGSTLLRGGRLLQQYIVDAFCSVEEVRLRYVVDNQKQFRVEMYKGIQDALLRGDTNTNDVGKRVILPSSFTAGPRYMIQNYHDAIAICKVYGHPNLFITFTCNAQWPEIIDALKLIPGQRPEDRPDIVSRVFKMKVNELMDDIKKKKIFGHAVACIHTVEFQKRGLPHVHILVWLSLSHQNPSALDIDLIISAEIPNKIIYPVAYETVSRFMMHGPCGVDNHRSPCMINGKCSKHYPKEFVPNTVIGENNAPVYRRRDDKSCIIKNHVPLDNKHVVPHNVNLIVKYQAHINVEWCNRSRSIKYLFKYINKGPDRARAVIERGLQPITAVGGQQITSAPVDEVKLYLDCRYLSAYEAVWRLFEFKIHYRYPAVERLAIHLPGMNSVLLGNDQDLREIGYEDSISRTMFTQWMTTNSNNVDARELTYVLFPTQWVWNQNKRTWTKRKRGMSIGRIVYVHPSLGELYYLRILLNVVKGPCNYEDIRTVNNVLYPSFKEACAAHGFLGDDKEWEEALREAECWASATQLRQLFMTIVVFCEVVNPSILLEKFIESLSDDLVYKANDFHHLGALETTTLSIKNQLLLQLETLFNANSTSLSDHRLPLPTSSSSRGFDNRFVREEMSYDYGHLTNVHSDMVHHLNGDQKKVYDSVIESVDGNLGRLFFVYGHGGTGKTFLYQTIITKIRSEAKIVLAVASSGIASLLLPGGRTAHSRFKIPIQISEHSTCDIKKGTQLARLIQESSLIVWDEAPMVHRYCFEALDRTMRDILCDNDGRDSERLFGGKTILLGGDFRQILPVVAKGTRSDTVNACISRSYLWKHCDIHLLTINMRLSLTGLDPSTQQLMKDFSSWILGIGNGTIECSSSKASRDDEMWINLPQHLLLESLDNHIHCISDAIYGDLQIKYSDIQYLKERAIVTPTNDTVDAINEHLLLRVPTKEIVYYSFDSICRSSGAIHDDDLLYPTEFLNSIKFNGLPDHELKLRVNTPIMLLRNLNQTSGLCNGTRLLVNRLGGRVIEATIIGGTNENSRVYIPRIVMSASDGKWPFTLKRRQFPVRLCYAMTINKSQGQTLKEMGLYLPAPVFSHGQLYVALSRVTSFEGLKILLGKDNHASERETRNVVYSEIFDDL